In one Leptidea sinapis chromosome 25, ilLepSina1.1, whole genome shotgun sequence genomic region, the following are encoded:
- the LOC126972195 gene encoding uncharacterized protein LOC126972195: MGHHVSALISGLGRFFEYPVKRKPICFYRQEDFTATGEPQKKVTDHVKPPTTDYDKLVELFYKRLAEQRQYNQEMKEQDRRWSMQRVVERFPGWNEVTIANLHSLFLLFDNQSNGMLGFDDFCAVLESLGDESSMDIRKDKFNATDTDNDGWITYDEFLSLVYNFSPQEDEQLTGLAQLCNDVADNIQFVSNFTVGEQLEYGLF, from the exons ATGGGACACCACGTAAGTGCTTTAATTTCTGGACTCGGTAGGTTTTTCGAGTATCCTGTTAAGAGAAAGCCGATATGTTTTTATCGGCAGGAAGATTTTACAGCGACTG GTGAGCCACAGAAAAAAGTCACAGACCATGTAAAACCTCCAACAACTGATTACGACAAGCTAGTGGAACTGTTCTACAAACGTCTTGCTGAACAGCGGCAGTATAACCAA GAGATGAAGGAGCAAGACCGTAGGTGGAGTATGCAAAGAGTTGTTGAACGTTTCCCTGGCTGGAACGAAGTCACCATTGCCAATCTCCACAGCCTGTTTCTACTGTTTGACAACCAGTCTAATGGAATGCTTGGATTTGATGATTT TTGTGCTGTACTGGAGAGTCTGGGAGACGAGTCGTCTATGGACATTCGCAAAGATAAGTTTAATGCTACAGATACGGACAACGACGGATGGATTACTTACGATGAATTCTTATCG TTGGTATACAACTTCAGCCCTCAAGAAGACGAGCAACTCACTGGACTAGCTCAGCTGTGTAACGACGTCGCAGACAACATACAGTTCGTCAGTAACTTTACAGTTGGAGAGCAATTAGAATATGGGttgttttaa